The genomic window actgcacacattccagcttgtcacgATCTTTCTTGAACATGCTTTTGATAATGTTTTTGTATCTGTTTCTGTGACCAGAGTCGCTTAGAATGTGAATGTGTCTGTCTATATCCATTTAGGTTTGcattatttgctgctgctgaatgaaATAAGAGAGCCAAACATAACTAACAGTCGGTAAGTATAATGCTGTTCTGAGATTTATTGAGAAACTTGAAACACAAACCTTTTCTGATGTCATTTGAAACAAACCCAGTCTATAACTTATCAGATATTGAAAGAAAATGGGTTTCATTTATTCCAGCTTTGGTATTGGTGGGTAAAGAGAGAGATTGCAGAAACAATACAAAGAACTAAGGAATCAAACATTCTTTGGCAAGATAAGTGACAAAAAAATTACCAAGACTTTACATCCAAAGCAAGTTAAGCAGATGTAGACTGAAAATGCTTTTTGGTTTAAACTTTACATACTTTTAAATCTTTTCTGTTCTCTCTTATTGCAAAAAGCATTACAGAAGAAATATATGTGAATGTTTAAGAAAGTGGAAGTCAATTTAAAATTCCATACAGATTTTCATCATTGTCCCTTTTTTGGGGCTATGGAACAAGACCACCAGTTATGGTTTAAAAAGGGATTGTGTGATCCTGGATGCAACTTGTATCCATTAAATGCTACTATTTGCCACTAACTTCATTCACATAGATTTGGCTCCATGTTATGAGAAACGCCAAGATAGGCATCTGTCTTTATAAACTTTTAGCAATCAGTTTCTGAAACTGTTTAACCGTTCAAAATTTGGACAACCAAGTTTTGTACACGATTGTTTCAGTTCCCCTGCAGATGGGAGAGTACACGTGGTCTTGTGGGAATCTTGGTTttggaaagaaaagcaaaaaaccaCACCAAATGTTATTTTATACAAGGGAAATGAGGTAAGGCAGATGTTTTTAAATGCCTTTCTTTTTGCCTTCTGTATAATAAATGGACAACTGATTACCGGAAGAAAAGGAAGCTCATGTTTGTACTTTTCAAACAGACTTCCCTAATGCACAACCACTATTAAGAATTTGGGTGAGGATTATTGTGAGGGTTTAGGATTGGTCCCTTTTATAGCATAGGCTAGCGTTGAAAATGAAATGTTAGCTGGGAATTTAGAGACTCAGGCCCCCTTCACAGCACAGAAGCTGTTGCAGGCGCTGCCCACACCACTCAGGTAATGTCAGATGGGAGCTCCATAATCGAAGCGCCTTCCCCTGTCAGCATTGCTCCATGTTTTTCAAGGCAATACTCATGATATTGGGGTTTGTGGTGCTGAAGGCAGCTGTACTGCAACAGCTCTCATGTCACAGAATTAACATGGGAAGGGCCCCCCAGAGCCACCAGCACAGAATGCCAAGAATAAAACAAAGAAAGTTTTGCAagtattccccccgccccccgggataagaataataaaattatagagtTGATGCATTGCATTACGGTTCAGCTCAAGTATTCCGAAGTGCCAGGCACTAAATAAAGTACTGGCATTGGGAAGTAAGAGTTTGTGTGTGCAGGGTAGAAGGGTGCACTTTGAAAGAACTGCATATTCTTTGCTCTCCAAGTCAGTGAGCTAAGCATGTCATGCTCTTCCAGATCAAGGTCCCTCATTGGCCGAGAAACAAAGAGGGGTAAGGGTCATGGCTTAGTGGAGCAGCAGTTTTGCAAGTAGAaattccaggtaggactgagaatgCCCCGTCTGAAACCCTGGCTATCATACTGCCAGTCAAGTCTAGACAATGCAGAGTAGGATGGACTAATAAGGCAGTTTTGTTGGCTGCAAGTGCAGCCATAACTCAGCAATCCATGAAGCACTGTACTATGCTATCCCAGGTCACAGCTGTTTAGAAGCATTTTGGCGCAGTGATTTCTCAGGATATGAGGGCAGCCTAAGTTCATCATTATGCCAGGGGCACTTTAAGAGGTGCCAAAAATTATTACCTGACCACAAACGATCTGCAAGCTTAAGATAGACACTGATTTTGTCAGAAGGGAATTTCACAGGCTATTTAATCTAACTCTGTAAATGACTACAAGTTTCTGTTCTAAGTGTGGCACAGTTAACTCTCGGCAAGTGCATGCCTCTCAGGTTACCAACCCCGAGTTAACTTTTGGCCTTAGCAAAAATACTGTCTTCACTGTTTTCCCATATGATATATGCACATCTTAATAAATCACAGGCAAAAAGCAtagttttctcttttaaaaacccaaaGAGAATTTATAAAAAGTTGTAAGCAAAAATAATACACATATTTGCCCGGTTTAGTTATTGTCCATATTAAAAGAGGGAACGTAGGTGTGGCTGAGCTGAAGGTTTTCGTAGACATTTGTTATCTTCATCATGAGCTGCATTATCTGATGTGCGTgtcccaccccccccaccccgaaTGCAGCATGCCAAAGCTGGTTTGCAGTTATAGTGGGACGTGGCTGAACAGGTACGACACAGATTCGCCGTTGTGTGTTCTTCGGATCGCCTCAGCCAAAATCatagaaatatcaataacctacAAGGAAAAGATAATCGCTTCCTTTGTTATCCGGACATGCCAAAGTGAGTCTCATTCAAAACCTCAATTGTCTactgggcgggggtgggggggtggaggaggaggaaagttgcCAATCACTTGTTGTTGTACAAGCTCTATTCATAAGACCCTGCAGATATGCTGGAACATCTTGATTAAGTTTCACATTTCCCAAGACTCCAAAAACAGCCATTCTGCAGACTGATGACTAGAGCTGGTGGATAAATTGTCTGAGAGATGTGGGCTTCATATCGCAATACCAGTTTCAGACAACTTGAGCACGCAATTCATTGCACCTGAGAAGGCGCAAGCACCACTCTGTGAGCTGGAGTGCTATCTGGGCTTGCTCAGCCAAGGGGCAGGAGGCTTCCTGCCCCCAGCTGAGCAGTTGAAGAAAGCCCCTGCAGCTTGCATGAGCCAGAGCAGTACGGGGGCTTCCTCAGGGCTGGGCAATGTATcttggctgcttcttcctctcctaaggtggggaggcagaagcagcagagaTACATTACAGACACTGTGTTTATATATCAAcatatttagctgctgatatctgtttttcaacattgtgaCTTACCCACGCGTCATCAGTAGGGCTGGGCGGTATGAGACAGAAACTGTGCATAACGGCAATGAGAGTTGTTGCCACTGGAGGGCAGTGAGAACTGATATTTACAACGCTTTCCCTCCAAGGCCTGTAGTATTAATTTTTAGAATTTATTTCTCTTGTTGCGTTGGCCATGCACTGACCAGACTTGTTTTGTGTTGTTCTGCAAGGTAGGGGTGCAGTGTGGGATGGGGGCAGATGTGCCCACCAAAGGCTGTGTCAGCCAGCCAGGCTCCCTGCTGGACTCTACCCAGTGATAGGGTTTGGCTGGCgcagtgggttttgttttgcctcCGTGAACACCTGTGCCCCAGCTGCCATCGAAGGTcacgatgctgctgctgctgctgcacagtgCACATGAGACAAGTATCAAGTAAGCAGGATGCACTTTATTTAATAAACcccaaaagaaagaaatgtgtaaGGATGCTGGGGCTGTAAAGTGTGTTCTAAGGAATCATTTCCCAAATAAGGCACCGCAGGGACTTTTAACTGAGATTAGGTAGCCACCACGGATGCCTGGTACAAGCCATAAATCAATTAGGACCTGATTTAGTATGTTTGATATGTATTCAGAATGTAGAATTGACCATAGATCTCTCTCAAAAGTCTTAGGATTTATACAGGGGCAGGGTGTGGAGGGAGCCTGCTGCAGCCTCACTGgcatcagcttttcaacatcgtAGTCTGGTGCTGCTGAAACAACAAGCTGCATTGCCCCCAGCCGCTGCTTGGGATGACACAGCTTGTTcccagtgctgggggggggggggggcaaagtgacATTGCGCTACTCAGCTGGCAGGTGCAAAGGCTCCCGCTCCTCCAGCTTCTGTGCAGATATAGCCTGCTGTCCCAGGTAGCAGCAGCCAAGTACACGGAGCCTCCACGGAGGCTCCATTTGGAAAGTTGTCTCCACCTTGCACGGGCAAGCCCCCACCTGTGCAGCCCCAATCCTCCTCCTGCTCATTTGCAAGCAGGAGAGGGATTGGGACTCTCCCAATCTGGGGAGCAGTTTAACAGAGACCTCACTGCACTGCTGGCTCATGAGTCGGTCAGGGACTCCgtaaaactgcttggctgaggcaaGGGCAGTGGCAcactcctcagccaagcagtttgaAGAAGtggaggaacaagctgtactgTGCCTCATCGATGCAGCATGTTGCTCCCTCTGCACCAGTATGAGGGCGGTTTCACTGAGTTCCCCCTGCCTGGATGCAGCTTGTTCTCCCTTGGCACgctggtagcagagggactcaggagcagcaATGTACCGAGTGAAGCCAACATTATACATCACCCAGGCTTAGGAGGCTGTGATGCTACCATGGGGCTGGCAGCATCATGCAATGAAGCTGCACTCAAGTCTGGCTCTGGTGCGCGAGGCAACTTCCCTCTCTGCAAATCTGGTCTTGATGAGGAAGCACCTCATTgcaaccccctcaaaaaaagatcTATCTTGGGGGGTGTCCCCAGACACACACAGTATTTTTCGcttataagacgcaccttttcccctccaaaaatgaaggggaaatgtgtgtgcgtcttatggagcgaatgcaggctccttggctttagcggtagcaacgcgaagcctccgaagcgcagagggagagctccccccacgctccagaggcttcgtgttgctttcgctgcagccgcctgaagcccccggagcgcagcgggaactcccgctgtgctccaaaggcgtgcggatagccgcctgaagcctggagagcgagagggggaggtgcacaccgatccctctcgctctccaggcttcgcttcgctggagaggcgctgcacagttttccctctctgtgcagcaccccttcagcaaagcaggaggagaaatggacggggctccgtttctcctgccgcttcgctgaaggggtgctgagcagagagagggagaatctcccccctgttctccccctcctacgGTCCGGTtggtcctatagagtgaaaaatatggtaactattTTTATCCCCTTAATGTGGCTTACAAATCTGCTATATAAAGCTCAAAAAGCTGAACTGCTGTTGTAAATCAGCGCACCATACCTGAATCTTGGGACAATGCTTCATTTTTTCTTCCTGTGGGATCGTGTTGGTGACGACGACTGCTTCGAAGGCAGCATTATTGATCCGCGAAATAGCAGGGCCAGAGAAGATCCCATGAGTGAGAATAGCATAAACCTTAGTTGCTCCTGCAGACACTAATCTATAAAACATAGGAAGGGGGAGAGCGGGAGATGTATGAATGTCAGCACAAATCTAGAGTTCAAGTTTCAGGAAACGACAAGAGTAATTACCTGCTTGGGCAAATGCAGACAGATGCACAGAGCCTGAGAACGTGCTTCTCAGGCTCCATGCACCAGTGGTGGAGCTTGTCTCCAAGGTGCATGTGTGCACATGGCTGCACCCGTGCCAGGGGCGGAGGACCAAGAGGGCCTGCCCAGCTGCCAGAGAGGCAATAGCAAGGTCTCACAAAGCAGTGCAGGGCACCCCTGGCAATTGCCCTAGTGGCTCCCCCAAACACTACACACCTGTCATTTGCCTGCCTTCACCCAGGAGGGCAGGCTGCATCTTTCCTCCTGGAGCGACTGGCCGCCCCAGAAGGAAAGACACAGCCTGCTTGCTTGGGTGAAGGCAGGAAGCCCCGATGCCCCTCCTGCCTGCATGAGCCCCAGAGGCTTTGGGGCTTGCTCACTTATcttggctgcttcttcctcccagtATATCGTGGTGTTTAGCTTCCAACATATCACAATGTTGATAACCAGGTATCACCCCGCCCTACTATGCAATGATCCTGCACAGTTGTAAATGAAGACTTGACTACAAAGTTCATCTATATAGCTAGGTAGGCTCAGGGGAGTAAATTAACAGGCTATTTCCTAAAACAGTGTATTTCAATTAAGACTGAAGCTACCCATAAAAACATACTTAAGTCGTAGCAGGCAGAGAAACCAATGTTTTGTGTGGGCAAGAGCTCTTTTTCTGAACTAAAATGAAACccatcccctccccaccccaaagaaaccTCTGCTGCTACCCGATTCTCTTCCTCATGAAGGTCTGCCTCAGTTTTTTACTCACTTGTCCGCAGCGTGACATATTGTGCCACACGTGTCTGCCATGTCGTCTACAAGAATGGCTACGCGGTTGCTCACATCCCCAACCAAGACCATCCGGTCCACTTCGTTGGCTTTCTTCCTCTCTTTGTGGATCAGGGCAAACTCGACATTCAGTCTGTCAGCGATGGAAGTGACTCTGCATCAAGCGGGAGCAAAACATAGTCAGGGCTTTTGTATTAAAAGAACTGAAGCATCGGAACAAAACTTTTAGATCCTATAAAAACGTTACAACAGCAGTAGATGAGTCACATTCAGCAAAATTCAACCCCCACCTCCCCTCAATTTAAGGCAGGCGAGTATTTATAATCAGGATCTAGATTGGCTTGATGGAGCATTTTAAAAATTAGCTGCATTTGATTACATTAGCTGTCTCAATTTAGCATAATGGGTAGCTTGATAGCAAGAGAGAATCTTTGCTCTTTAGAGTGCAGAATTTTGTGTTAAGTACGTCTCTCATGGCAAGATGCACATGATAAGCGGCTCTCGTCTGCCTCTAGCACCTGCATATGGCTGAACCTGCAAAAGCTTGCTTGTGACCCAGAATCCCAGTTGTGTAGGATGTCCTGTGGATGGATGCCTTCTGGCATGTGAAGACTCCCATGACCACAGAGGACCTCTCTGCTCTTCCCACAAAGGCTAGGGAGGCTGGGACTACTCAGCACGTTCCTGCCTGCGTTGAATAAAACCAGAGTGCTAATTTCTCAAGGAGGCTTTGGTAACCCACagactaccaccaccaccatatgaTGCTGGAGTTGAAAAGACCTGCACTGGCTTCCCATCTGCTGCTGGGCCAGTCTCAAGGTACTTGTACCCAGAGTAACTTAGACCATGTACAATCCCAAGCTTATCACTACCATTATTTGGGGCGGGGTGAGAAGCACCATTAGTGGTTCTCTATCAGCCAGAAGCAGAATTCCTGTCAGTGTGGAGTTGTGCTTTCAGTATTGTGGGCCCTAGCCTGTGGAACTGCCTCCCAAAAGAAGTTAGGCAGGCACCATTGCTAATGAGTTTCAGATGCCTGGCCAGACCTAAATGCAAAGGCCTATTCCACATGTTTGCCTTGGTGACTTGGcagctgaaagcagtttctacatATGTCACAGTGGTAACTTTTGCAAGTGTGGGTTTAGAGGGGTTTAGTGTGTCAAATTCCcagccagccatgaagctcacttgctAGCAAGTCACTGCTTCTTtgcctcacaaggttgctgtgaggataaaatgcagaGGATGTGAGCTACATTTGCCAAGGAAACAACCAAACAAAATGCCAATCAGGTCCCAAGCAGACCTGGCATGGAAAGAGCTTTAGGCTCTCCAACTTGCTTGGGGGTCAAGGCCCTGCTCACCACTCCAGTTCTGGATGTGGGACATCATTGCAATCAAACCAACAAGTCATGTTTTGCCAGATGGGCACATGACAgggctgaggctcacagagctttcctgtaaaaTTTGCCAGAGAGAACTCTGTAagatcacttcctttgtctgcTTTGGCAGTAAGCGGTAACCCTCCATACATCCTGCTGATCTgggcagcctcctctttcttcatcATGCTTCCAAGCTGACTGCATGTGCATGTCTGAGCTCTGCAGCCCATTCACCATATCTGAAACcacattttgtacttttgtaacttagTGGTTATAAACGtgccttcattttgctactgtTAAATAACCTCGGTCTTGAAGAAACACTTAAGTAAATACAATTTTTACTACTTCACAAAACTGTGTGcgattgttgtttttaagggggaGGAAATGGGCAATACCAGGGAAAATCCAGTGTGCCTTAAAGCATTCTGGATTATTGTTTCTAGGAGTTAAATGAACCTTGCCTTAGCTTCCAAgtttaagctgcaaaggatggTACTGCGCTGAACTCATGTGAACAAGGAAGGATAACAACAATATATCATGTCCCAATGTCTGAATCCTTTCCTGCACTGGGATGATCCTGTGGGATCTCACACAAGCATCCCTAGCATTCAGGAGCTGGTGCATTCAGTGGGCCTTGCCCACCAAGCAAAGTGCAGAGCTTGGaaatcatctggttggccactgtgaaaacaaggcTAGATGGATCTTTGTCGTGATTCAGCAGGACAAAGAAATTATTTTAAGAAGGTAAGTTTGCCAGTGCTTGGAACTCGCTGCTTTCTAAAAAATGTTCCACCTACAGAAGTTAAGCAACCGATGCATCAATCACTTAGATAAACATCAATTGCCAAAGTGGTTTCTGCTCTGTAAAAGGAATGCTGGTGAGATTGTTCCTCCCAGCATACGGTCTGAAGGCCCCTGTGGTCAGCACTTTTCTGAAGCTAAGGAAGTCTCGGTCTGGTGAGTGCCTGAATGGAGAAACCACCTGCGGAACAgcatgtaagctgccttgggttcCGTAACAGAAAAAAGGTGGGTTCTGCATGTCAGAAACTATATAATAAAACAGGTTAGCTAGAGATTGCATCCTACCTTTTTGCTCCTCCCGCATCTGGTGAGACAATGACACAGTTCCTCCAGTCTACAATATTTTCTTTGATCCACTGCAACACAGCTGGTTCTGCATACAGGTTGTCCACTGGGATATCAAAGAAACCCTGGAGATTGCAAAAAAAGAGGCAGCCAGGTATAAATTTACGGAGATACACTTTCATACAATTAACAAGCTGCAGAGGCAGGCTAATAACTGCCAAAATCTCATGCAAAATAAGCAGATGAGGAGCTTTCTCTAGCACAGCCATTGTCTCACAGGTAACTTCCTGGGGATTGTTAGCCAGTATTGAGTGGGACCAGTGAGAAAAGTGGGCAGGGTCACAAGCAAaactgggcagagcaatggatgagaCTCTTATCTTTGCACAGCAGGCAACACTTCAGCCACATAGAAGCTGGAAGCTCCTAtatgcacccacccaccacacccatcTTTATCCGGACAAACTAGAGGTATTGTCACAGAACAAGGACACGTTCCAGCCAGGCACGTCCCTGGTGagagtatataaaataaaaggcaAATACAGACATGGGAAGCAGCACATACCACCTTTGCTCCAATATATGTCCAAGTGCAACATCTAAATGGCTGTGCTTGACCATTTTAAATGAGATGCTGGTCATGCAGTCTAGCATCTAACCCTCTTATTGATATGCCTATTTCACTGAAATGCTTGAAACAAGAGAGGCAAGAACCCAACAGCTGCGAGGAAAAAGCTTACTGAATACATTTCAGCCTGCATCTAAGCAGCCATGTAACAGCCACTGCTTTGTGACAGTGACTAAATTTAGTGACTCCAAAAGGGTGGGTGGTGCTCATTTTCATCCCAATTCTCACTAGCATCCAGGCTGGTCCTCTGCCTCTCTTGATTCTGCCACTTAAGGGAGCTGCTCTTCACTTCTTTCTTCCTACTGAAAAAGTTGTCACTTTTTGAGAATGAAAGAAGCCATTTGGACCTTCCTACACCATTACGCCCCCATCACATGCACAGCAAACTCAAGAGTTTGAAGCCCATGGGAGCAAAAAGCAGGTGTCTTACTTGGCCTTGAGAAAACCTCCAAGACTGTGTGTGTTGTCTACAGCTGACAGTCAACAACCTGAGGCTTTatgagagagagctggagagatAGCAGTTGCTTGTTACATATTTAAAATGCCCCAGCCTGGAATTTAAACAGACCACTGCAGTAACAAAGCCCATGATGCTTCAAAGCAACCCTGGAGACCACAGGATTGCCCTAGGGAAATCACTGCACCTGGCTTCAATTTTGGTAGAGTCAACTGCAACATATGGATTGCTGCAGTGCAGGGCTGCTCTTGAAGGTCCAGATGGTCAACAATTGTGCCACCAGCGGCTAGCAGGGTGGATCATATGATGACAGTTGAGTATATCCTCTTCACTGGCTGCCAGCTTGTCTACAGGCTCTACTCAGGTTGGTGGCTTtagtttttaaagccctaaatcagCCTGGAACGAGGATTTTTGCTTGTCCTTTCGAACCGAGTAAAGAACCGCACTCAGCTTCTGAAACCCTTCTTGTTATCAGCCGGGTGAGGGGAAAGGGTCTTTGCCTGTTACGCTACTCAGATGATGGAGCAATATCCCTAGAGAATGACACGTGGCCCATACTGCCTATTTTAAGTAGGCACTGGAGACATGCTGTGAGCGTTTGTACTATCACTTTACTGCTTCCACA from Podarcis raffonei isolate rPodRaf1 chromosome 4, rPodRaf1.pri, whole genome shotgun sequence includes these protein-coding regions:
- the PRPS2 gene encoding ribose-phosphate pyrophosphokinase 2 — encoded protein: MPNIVLFSGSSHQDLSQRVADRLGLDLGKVVTKKFSNQETSVEIGESVRGEDVYIVQSGCGEINDNLMELLIMINACKIASSSRVTAVIPCFPYARQDKKDKSRAPISAKLVANMLSVAGADHIITMDLHASQIQGFFDIPVDNLYAEPAVLQWIKENIVDWRNCVIVSPDAGGAKRVTSIADRLNVEFALIHKERKKANEVDRMVLVGDVSNRVAILVDDMADTCGTICHAADKLVSAGATKVYAILTHGIFSGPAISRINNAAFEAVVVTNTIPQEEKMKHCPKIQVIDISMILAEAIRRTHNGESVSYLFSHVPL